One genomic region from Euzebya tangerina encodes:
- a CDS encoding flavin-containing monooxygenase, with product MANPPIPVRVAVVGAGFSGIAMALRLKRAGLADTMTILEAAEDIGGTWRENTYPGCACDVPSHLYSLSDEPYDWPRLYAHQPVIQAYLHHIVESHDLGRHIRFSTRVLSQTWDHAQAHWDLLLEDGETMQAEVVINAVGPLSTPAFPDLPGQDTFAGRSFHSSAWPADLDLHGTRFGIIGTGASALQIVPAIAGQPDHLTVFQRTPAWVLPRPEYTFSRAERWLLRNVPAAGKALRQGINAAVEHLVWRVLAMGEDAQARAVASGMWNIRHGISDPALREAVTPTLAPGCKRLMFSNTWYPTLERDDVTLETTAIEAVTAEGVRLADGRTAQLDVLVYGTGFDAHHFWFPMEIVGQDGRRLREEWADGGKAYMGTTVTGFPNLFFLLGPNTGTGHNSVMLMAEAQADYIIGALRFLQEGAAAWLMPTARAYQAFADEMAARHDDLVWATGCGSWYLSDSGVNDTIYPGQVRDFRRRLGRFDIEAYTSGQRVTAGA from the coding sequence ATGGCGAACCCACCCATCCCCGTCCGTGTGGCCGTCGTCGGGGCCGGCTTCAGCGGCATCGCCATGGCCCTCCGCCTCAAGCGTGCCGGCCTCGCGGACACGATGACCATCCTGGAGGCAGCCGAGGACATCGGGGGGACCTGGCGGGAGAACACCTACCCCGGCTGCGCCTGCGATGTCCCCTCCCACCTGTACTCCCTGTCCGACGAGCCCTACGACTGGCCGCGGCTGTACGCGCATCAGCCGGTCATCCAGGCCTACCTCCACCACATCGTCGAGTCCCACGACCTCGGTCGTCACATCCGCTTCAGCACCCGCGTCCTCTCCCAGACGTGGGACCACGCCCAGGCCCACTGGGACCTGCTCCTCGAAGACGGCGAGACCATGCAGGCCGAGGTGGTGATCAATGCGGTCGGTCCCCTCTCGACACCGGCATTCCCCGACCTGCCCGGTCAGGACACCTTCGCCGGTCGGAGCTTCCACTCATCGGCCTGGCCGGCGGACCTCGACCTGCACGGCACGCGGTTCGGCATCATCGGCACCGGCGCATCCGCGCTCCAGATCGTCCCCGCCATCGCCGGTCAGCCGGATCACCTGACCGTGTTCCAGCGGACACCCGCCTGGGTCCTCCCCCGCCCCGAGTACACCTTCTCGCGTGCCGAACGGTGGCTGTTGCGCAACGTGCCGGCTGCAGGCAAGGCGCTGCGGCAGGGCATCAACGCGGCGGTCGAGCACCTCGTGTGGCGGGTCCTCGCGATGGGTGAGGACGCCCAGGCTCGGGCCGTCGCCTCAGGCATGTGGAACATCCGACACGGCATCAGCGACCCTGCCCTGCGCGAGGCCGTCACCCCGACCCTCGCGCCGGGCTGCAAGCGGTTGATGTTCTCCAACACCTGGTACCCCACACTCGAACGGGACGACGTGACCCTCGAGACGACCGCCATCGAGGCGGTGACAGCTGAGGGGGTGCGCCTCGCCGACGGGAGGACCGCGCAGCTGGATGTCCTGGTCTACGGCACCGGGTTCGACGCCCATCACTTCTGGTTCCCCATGGAGATCGTCGGTCAGGACGGACGGCGACTGCGCGAGGAGTGGGCCGACGGGGGGAAGGCGTACATGGGCACAACGGTCACCGGCTTCCCCAACCTCTTCTTCCTGCTGGGGCCGAACACCGGTACCGGTCACAACTCGGTGATGCTGATGGCCGAGGCGCAGGCCGACTACATCATCGGCGCGCTCCGCTTCCTGCAGGAGGGGGCGGCCGCCTGGTTGATGCCGACCGCGCGGGCCTACCAGGCCTTCGCCGACGAGATGGCCGCCAGACACGATGATCTCGTGTGGGCCACCGGCTGCGGGTCCTGGTACCTCTCCGACTCGGGTGTGAACGACACCATCTACCCAGGGCAGGTCCGTGACTTCCGTCGCCGCCTGGGCCGGTTCGACATCGAGGCCTACACCTCGGGCCAGCGCGTGACCGCAGGCGCCTGA
- a CDS encoding peptide chain release factor 3 — protein MSTSTATLSPAAFNDAVSRRRTFAIISHPDAGKTTLTEKFLLYAGAVGEAGAVKSRRVARAARSDWMKLEQERGISISSTVLHFAYGEWRFNLLDTPGHADFSEDTYRTLCAADAAVMVLDFAKGLEPQTLKLFKVCADRGLPIVTFINKCDRLGMAPLGLLDQITEQIGMEPVPITWPVADGREFAGIVDRRTGDLHRYEDTEGGSKRGDITVEPFADADPGRCPIERWQAAAEELELLDLEDRQLDDEAFLAGRQTPVFFGSALQNFGVKILLEGFAGLAPAPGPAVVDEPEDQTAQPVEAPFSGQVFKVQANMNPRHRDRMAFVRVNSGVFERGMSATLARTGRSYQLKYAHQLFAADRNTVDVAVAGDIVGLTGATDMVPGDTLFVDDEVLYPPIPTFSPEKFASVRSTDTKRYKQFRRGLVQLDEEGVIHVLRRPEFGDQEPILAGVGQLQFEVAEHRFEHEFGCPVAMSPLPWEVARRIPADAADQLRNQFKTIIVTDSRDNHMALFASTVALDKAQKDHPDIPFEPLGTGLARRVA, from the coding sequence GTGTCCACCTCAACTGCCACCCTCTCCCCCGCCGCGTTCAACGACGCCGTCAGCCGGCGCCGCACCTTTGCGATCATCTCCCACCCCGACGCCGGAAAGACCACCCTGACCGAGAAGTTCCTGCTCTACGCAGGCGCCGTCGGTGAGGCCGGCGCGGTGAAGAGCCGACGCGTCGCCCGCGCCGCCCGGTCGGACTGGATGAAGCTCGAGCAGGAGCGCGGCATCTCGATCTCCTCCACCGTCCTGCACTTCGCCTACGGCGAGTGGCGCTTCAACCTGCTCGACACTCCCGGCCACGCCGACTTCTCCGAGGACACCTACCGCACCCTGTGCGCCGCGGACGCCGCGGTGATGGTGCTCGACTTCGCCAAGGGTCTCGAGCCGCAGACCCTGAAGCTGTTCAAGGTCTGCGCCGACCGGGGCCTGCCGATCGTCACCTTCATCAACAAGTGCGATCGTCTCGGCATGGCCCCCCTCGGCCTGCTGGACCAGATCACCGAGCAGATCGGCATGGAGCCCGTCCCGATCACCTGGCCGGTCGCCGATGGGCGCGAGTTCGCCGGCATCGTCGATCGGCGCACCGGGGACCTGCACCGCTACGAGGACACCGAGGGCGGCTCCAAGCGGGGCGACATCACCGTCGAGCCGTTTGCCGATGCCGATCCCGGCCGCTGTCCGATCGAGCGCTGGCAGGCCGCCGCGGAAGAGTTGGAACTGCTCGATCTCGAAGATCGTCAGCTTGACGACGAGGCCTTCCTGGCCGGCCGGCAGACCCCCGTCTTCTTCGGCTCGGCCCTGCAGAACTTCGGGGTCAAGATCCTGCTCGAGGGGTTCGCCGGTCTCGCCCCCGCCCCCGGCCCGGCCGTCGTCGACGAGCCCGAGGACCAGACCGCCCAGCCCGTCGAGGCACCGTTCAGCGGCCAGGTCTTCAAGGTCCAGGCCAACATGAACCCCCGCCACCGGGACCGGATGGCGTTCGTCCGGGTCAACTCCGGCGTGTTCGAGCGTGGGATGAGCGCCACGCTGGCTCGAACCGGCCGGTCCTATCAGCTGAAGTACGCCCACCAGCTGTTCGCCGCTGACCGCAACACCGTCGACGTGGCCGTGGCCGGCGACATCGTCGGCCTGACCGGCGCCACCGACATGGTTCCCGGCGACACCCTCTTCGTGGACGACGAGGTGCTGTACCCCCCAATTCCCACGTTCTCGCCCGAGAAGTTCGCCTCCGTCCGCTCCACCGACACCAAGCGCTACAAGCAGTTCCGACGCGGCCTGGTCCAGCTGGACGAGGAGGGCGTCATCCACGTCCTGCGCCGCCCCGAGTTCGGCGACCAGGAGCCGATCCTGGCCGGGGTCGGTCAGTTGCAGTTCGAGGTGGCCGAGCACCGCTTCGAGCACGAGTTCGGCTGCCCGGTCGCCATGAGCCCATTGCCCTGGGAGGTGGCCCGCCGCATCCCCGCCGACGCAGCCGACCAACTGCGCAACCAGTTCAAGACGATCATCGTGACCGACTCGCGGGACAACCACATGGCACTGTTCGCCTCCACCGTGGCCCTCGACAAGGCCCAGAAGGACCACCCGGACATTCCCTTCGAGCCGTTGGGGACGGGCCTGGCACGCCGGGTGGCCTGA
- the hrpA gene encoding ATP-dependent RNA helicase HrpA, giving the protein MSSQVPAEIVYPPELPITARREDLVDAIRSHQVVVVAGETGSGKSTQLPKLCLEAGRGTDGLIGHTQPRRLAAHAVAARVAEELGGSLGGLVGYQVRFTDRVGKHTRIKLMTDGILLNELQRDRDLLAYDTIIIDEAHERGLNIDFLLGYLAQLLPRRPDLHVVITSATIDTARFAAHFARDGVPAPIFEVSGRTYPVEIRYEPLEVTDEHGNTAVSDLTDGIVEAVDGLCQEGPGDILVFASGERDIRDAADALRGAAKRRRTLSGVEILPLFSRLSATEQQRVFAAHRGRRVVIATNIAETSLTVPGIRYVVDPGLARISRYGRRSKVQRLPIEKISQASANQRSGRCGRLGPGIAIRLYAEEDFEARPAFTEPEITRTNLASVILQMTALGLGDIDAFPFVEPPDRRQIGDGVALLEQLGALTGEPDAPGGRALTETGRRLARLPLDPRLGRMVLEAESENCVTEVMILAAAMSIQDVRERPRDKPETAAQYHARFAEPGSDFVSLLNLWAYLHETRRSMSGNQFRKRCKAEFLHYLRVREWQDVYSQIRRVTRSLGITVHPPADRADLDIDAVHRAMLAGLLGNVGMREGDRRQYRGTRDTRFVLGRESSLADHPPSWIVAAELVETSRLFASSAATIRPQWIEPLAGDLAASTYSEPTWSSTRGAAVTTERVTFLGLPIVAGRTVNYSRVDGPAARQLFLQHALVEGDWRHDGEYAFQTHNAGAVEQARALEDRLRRTSGLDPEDVLLDHYNQTVPQHVVSAGHFARWFRTASRDRPHLLKVPAELLTPEPPEVYAASYPDRLAVAGQPVDLTYTFDPARPDADGITVDLPLELLATARAGHFDWLVPGVRQELVVALIKALPKSLRRALVPAPQTAARVVERVGPADGPLLPVLARELTRIGGVPVPVEAWQGADLPDHLRIRYRVVEGDRVLAAGRDLAALKAGVADQMTQAVATAAPVPTHTGLTAWTIGDLPRSVTAGDGPYRVTSYPSLVDEGDTVGVAALPTAGEQQTAMWQGTRRLLRLALPSPVRTVNTALGQSAKLALSRAPHPDVTAVMEDVQACVIDAVVADRGGPAWTSEDFEELRVAVRERSPRLLAITARAVADIVTRADAVKERMRRPGPAALDPVRQDIAGQLGRLVYPGFVAATGGRWLGHLSRYLKGMDVRLEAAGRNPGRDAELLAVVADLEEEHRLLQELRPDQAPALQEVRWQLEELRVGLFAQSLGTAVKVSESRLRDALAQIRHAPRT; this is encoded by the coding sequence GTGAGCAGCCAGGTTCCGGCCGAGATCGTCTACCCGCCGGAGCTGCCGATCACAGCCAGGCGCGAGGACCTCGTCGACGCCATCCGGTCCCATCAGGTCGTCGTCGTCGCCGGTGAGACCGGGTCCGGCAAGTCGACCCAGCTGCCGAAGCTGTGCCTGGAGGCAGGTCGAGGGACGGACGGCCTGATCGGGCACACGCAGCCCCGTCGGCTGGCCGCGCACGCCGTGGCAGCCCGGGTGGCCGAGGAGCTCGGGGGATCCCTCGGCGGGTTGGTCGGCTACCAGGTGCGGTTCACCGACCGGGTCGGCAAGCACACCCGCATCAAGCTGATGACCGACGGCATCCTCCTGAACGAGCTGCAGCGCGACCGGGACCTGCTCGCCTACGACACCATCATCATCGACGAGGCACACGAGCGGGGTCTGAACATCGACTTCCTCCTGGGCTACCTCGCCCAGCTGCTGCCGCGACGACCGGACCTGCACGTCGTCATCACGTCGGCAACGATCGACACCGCGCGGTTCGCTGCGCACTTCGCCCGCGACGGCGTACCCGCCCCGATCTTCGAGGTCAGCGGTCGGACGTACCCGGTGGAGATCCGCTACGAGCCGCTCGAGGTCACCGATGAGCACGGCAACACGGCTGTGTCCGACCTCACCGACGGCATCGTGGAGGCGGTCGACGGGCTCTGTCAGGAGGGTCCCGGTGACATCCTGGTCTTCGCCAGCGGCGAGCGGGACATCCGCGACGCTGCGGATGCCCTGCGGGGCGCAGCCAAGCGGCGGCGCACCCTGTCCGGCGTCGAGATCCTGCCGCTCTTCTCCCGCCTCTCGGCCACCGAACAGCAACGGGTCTTCGCGGCGCACCGCGGCCGCCGCGTCGTGATCGCCACCAACATCGCCGAGACCTCCCTGACCGTGCCCGGCATACGGTACGTGGTCGACCCGGGGCTGGCCCGGATCAGTCGGTACGGGCGACGCTCCAAGGTCCAACGCCTCCCGATCGAGAAGATCTCCCAGGCGTCGGCCAACCAGCGGTCCGGGCGGTGTGGCCGACTGGGGCCGGGCATCGCGATCCGGCTGTACGCAGAGGAGGACTTCGAGGCCCGACCGGCCTTCACCGAGCCGGAGATAACCCGGACCAACCTCGCCTCGGTCATCCTGCAGATGACCGCCCTGGGGCTTGGCGACATCGACGCCTTCCCCTTCGTCGAACCGCCCGACCGCCGGCAGATCGGTGACGGCGTCGCCCTGCTGGAGCAGCTCGGGGCGTTGACCGGGGAGCCCGACGCCCCCGGTGGTCGGGCGCTGACCGAGACGGGCCGCCGTCTCGCGCGACTGCCGCTGGACCCGCGGCTCGGCCGCATGGTGCTGGAGGCCGAGAGCGAGAACTGCGTGACCGAGGTCATGATCCTGGCTGCCGCCATGTCCATCCAAGACGTCCGTGAGCGGCCGCGCGACAAGCCCGAGACGGCCGCGCAGTACCACGCCCGCTTCGCGGAGCCGGGGTCGGACTTCGTCAGCCTGCTCAACCTGTGGGCCTACCTGCACGAGACCCGCCGCTCGATGTCTGGCAACCAGTTCCGCAAGCGCTGCAAGGCGGAGTTCCTGCACTACCTGCGGGTCCGGGAGTGGCAGGACGTCTACAGCCAGATCCGCCGGGTGACTCGGTCGCTCGGCATCACGGTGCATCCGCCGGCCGACCGGGCCGACCTGGACATCGACGCGGTCCATCGCGCCATGCTCGCGGGGCTGCTCGGCAACGTCGGGATGCGGGAGGGCGACCGACGCCAGTACCGCGGGACCCGCGACACCCGGTTCGTGCTGGGCCGCGAGTCGTCGCTGGCCGATCACCCACCGTCCTGGATCGTCGCCGCGGAATTGGTGGAGACCAGCCGGCTCTTCGCCTCCTCCGCCGCCACGATCCGGCCGCAGTGGATCGAACCGCTGGCCGGAGACCTGGCTGCGTCGACCTACAGCGAGCCCACCTGGAGCAGCACCCGCGGCGCCGCAGTCACCACCGAGCGGGTCACCTTCCTCGGCCTGCCCATCGTCGCCGGCAGGACGGTCAACTACAGCCGGGTCGATGGGCCCGCGGCGCGGCAACTCTTCCTCCAGCACGCGCTGGTCGAGGGTGACTGGCGGCACGACGGCGAGTACGCCTTCCAGACCCACAACGCCGGAGCCGTCGAGCAGGCCCGGGCGCTGGAGGACCGGCTTCGACGAACCAGCGGCCTCGACCCGGAGGACGTGCTGCTCGACCACTACAACCAGACCGTGCCGCAGCACGTGGTGTCCGCCGGCCACTTCGCCCGCTGGTTCCGCACGGCCTCCCGAGACCGGCCGCACCTGTTGAAGGTCCCGGCCGAGCTGCTCACCCCGGAGCCGCCCGAGGTCTACGCAGCCAGCTACCCGGACCGTCTGGCTGTCGCCGGGCAGCCGGTGGACCTGACCTACACCTTCGACCCGGCCCGGCCCGACGCCGACGGCATCACCGTCGACCTGCCCCTGGAGCTGCTGGCAACCGCGCGGGCCGGACACTTCGACTGGCTGGTCCCCGGTGTCCGGCAGGAACTCGTCGTGGCGTTGATCAAGGCGCTGCCCAAGTCGCTGCGCCGTGCCCTGGTGCCGGCTCCCCAGACCGCTGCCCGGGTCGTGGAGCGGGTGGGTCCGGCGGACGGGCCGCTGCTGCCGGTGCTGGCGCGGGAGCTGACCCGCATCGGCGGGGTACCCGTGCCCGTCGAGGCGTGGCAAGGCGCCGACCTGCCGGACCACCTGCGCATTCGCTACCGCGTGGTGGAGGGTGACCGGGTGCTGGCAGCGGGGCGGGACCTGGCGGCGCTCAAGGCCGGCGTGGCCGACCAAATGACCCAGGCGGTCGCCACAGCGGCCCCCGTCCCCACCCACACGGGACTGACCGCCTGGACCATCGGCGACCTGCCCCGGTCGGTGACGGCGGGCGACGGTCCCTACCGCGTCACGAGCTACCCGAGCCTGGTCGACGAGGGAGACACCGTCGGCGTTGCTGCCCTGCCGACCGCGGGAGAGCAGCAGACGGCGATGTGGCAGGGCACCCGACGGCTGCTGCGGCTGGCACTGCCGAGTCCCGTCCGCACGGTCAACACCGCCTTGGGCCAGTCCGCCAAGCTGGCCCTCAGCCGGGCGCCGCACCCCGACGTGACGGCCGTCATGGAGGACGTACAGGCGTGCGTGATCGACGCCGTCGTCGCCGACCGTGGCGGGCCCGCCTGGACTTCCGAGGACTTCGAGGAGCTGCGCGTCGCCGTCCGCGAACGGTCACCACGGCTCTTGGCCATCACCGCCAGGGCGGTCGCGGACATCGTCACCAGGGCGGACGCGGTCAAGGAGCGGATGCGCCGACCCGGACCTGCGGCACTTGATCCAGTCCGGCAGGACATCGCCGGTCAGCTGGGCCGGCTGGTGTACCCGGGGTTCGTCGCGGCGACGGGCGGGCGGTGGTTGGGGCACCTCTCCCGCTATCTCAAGGGGATGGATGTTCGCCTGGAGGCAGCCGGGCGCAATCCGGGCCGGGACGCTGAACTGCTGGCCGTCGTGGCGGATCTGGAGGAGGAGCATCGTCTGCTCCAAGAGCTCCGCCCGGACCAGGCGCCGGCGCTCCAGGAGGTCCGCTGGCAGCTCGAGGAGCTGCGGGTCGGGCTGTTCGCGCAGAGCTTGGGGACAGCGGTGAAGGTGAGCGAGTCACGGCTCCGTGACGCCCTCGCCCAGATCCGGCACGCGCCCCGCACCTGA
- a CDS encoding amidohydrolase translates to MAEEVTRTLWVGTALADLGGVDPSHRAILTAGPQIVWTGQPEEAPTRDVTVDLGSAWLTPGFVDAHVHATATGMLELGLDLTAVGSAAELLAHVRRHATARAADATGVIYGAGWDDLTWPDGLPDPGALAEAAGGATVVLVRIDGHSCLVDQSTLARLDLRDVEHFVDRGADGQPTGWLKEDATARAMQALRAATSPAHLARARAAAVDLALRQGVTTIHEMGIPELSDRDDATCWATGTYDITVHTYWADLSLDPEGVLRPGGDLFLDGSIGSCTAATTRPYRTSTGGQTRGVLFHDDDTVAEFFITATHAGRGAGVHAIGDRATAQAVRAISTAADVCGRSAVRAARHRVEHAEMISRGDIDRMADLGVVASLQPAFDAVWNGPGGLYEHRFGRPAADQTNPFEWFDQAGVAMCFSSDSTVTPIDPWAGIRAAERHHGGLKITRRAALHAATIGGHHVIGAEHEVGALRPGMVADIVAWPVDPLTADLDQATPSPVAVITRGRHRGVT, encoded by the coding sequence ATGGCTGAGGAGGTGACGCGGACCCTCTGGGTCGGGACCGCGCTGGCCGACCTCGGTGGCGTCGACCCCAGCCACCGGGCCATCCTGACCGCCGGCCCGCAGATCGTCTGGACCGGTCAGCCGGAGGAGGCCCCGACCCGCGATGTCACCGTCGACCTCGGTTCGGCGTGGCTCACCCCAGGGTTCGTCGACGCTCACGTCCACGCCACCGCGACGGGGATGCTCGAGTTGGGGCTCGACCTGACGGCCGTGGGCTCGGCAGCCGAGCTCCTGGCCCACGTCCGCCGGCACGCCACCGCTCGTGCGGCCGATGCGACCGGCGTGATCTACGGCGCCGGCTGGGACGACCTGACGTGGCCCGACGGCCTGCCCGATCCTGGCGCCCTCGCCGAAGCAGCAGGTGGAGCCACGGTGGTGCTGGTCCGCATCGACGGCCACTCGTGCCTGGTCGACCAGTCGACGTTGGCCCGGCTGGACCTCCGAGACGTCGAGCACTTCGTCGATCGTGGAGCTGATGGGCAGCCGACCGGCTGGCTGAAGGAAGATGCCACAGCTCGGGCCATGCAGGCACTGCGCGCCGCCACCTCACCGGCGCACCTGGCGCGGGCGCGGGCGGCCGCGGTCGATCTCGCGCTGCGGCAGGGGGTGACGACCATCCACGAGATGGGCATCCCCGAGCTCTCTGATCGCGATGACGCGACGTGCTGGGCGACGGGGACCTACGACATCACGGTCCACACCTACTGGGCGGACCTGAGTCTCGACCCGGAGGGTGTCCTGCGGCCCGGCGGGGACCTCTTCCTGGACGGCTCGATCGGCTCCTGCACGGCCGCCACCACGCGGCCCTACCGGACCAGCACCGGGGGGCAGACCCGTGGGGTGCTGTTCCACGACGATGACACGGTTGCCGAGTTCTTCATCACGGCCACGCACGCGGGACGCGGGGCGGGGGTCCACGCCATCGGCGACCGCGCCACGGCGCAGGCCGTCCGGGCCATCAGCACCGCAGCTGACGTGTGCGGCCGTTCCGCCGTGCGCGCGGCTCGGCACCGCGTGGAGCACGCCGAGATGATCAGCCGTGGCGACATCGACCGGATGGCTGACCTCGGCGTCGTGGCCAGCCTCCAACCAGCCTTCGATGCCGTCTGGAACGGCCCGGGAGGCCTGTACGAGCACCGCTTCGGCCGCCCGGCAGCCGACCAGACCAACCCGTTCGAATGGTTCGATCAGGCCGGGGTGGCGATGTGCTTCTCCTCGGACTCCACGGTCACGCCTATCGATCCGTGGGCTGGTATCCGCGCCGCGGAGCGCCATCACGGTGGACTCAAGATCACCCGCCGGGCGGCGCTCCACGCCGCGACCATCGGCGGCCATCACGTCATCGGGGCCGAGCATGAGGTCGGGGCCCTGCGACCCGGGATGGTGGCCGACATCGTCGCCTGGCCGGTCGATCCGCTGACAGCTGATCTGGACCAGGCCACACCCTCGCCCGTGGCGGTCATCACCCGAGGGCGCCATCGTGGCGTGACCTGA